The Spirosoma foliorum genome has a window encoding:
- a CDS encoding helix-turn-helix domain-containing protein, which produces MPAPVNEKLALAHNFVLHTNQNIFLTGKAGTGKTTFLQQVKQLSAKRLAVVAPTGVAAINAGGVTIHSLFQLPFGPLTPGTAQREGKKFNKEKINLLRTLDLLVIDEISMVRADVLDGIDEVLRRYRSNSGPFGGVQLLLIGDMQQLPPVIKDDEWELLQPYYDTGYFFSSRALRQTPYVSIELTHIYRQSDQRFISLLNSIREKTVTQAQLADLNQRYIPDFSPSDTEGYITLSTHNTTAQQINSTKLQSLKKPLRTFTATVEGDFPAHAYPTEISLDLKVGAQVMFVKNDIAREKLYYNGKIGRITDMDEDVIYVTSQQDGEVITVYPADWTNIKYTLDPTTKEIKGEVIGTFRQFPLKLAWAITIHKSQGLTFEKAIIDASAAFAHGQVYVALSRCKTLDGLVLRAPIPSHSIKTELKLEDFHEQVQQQTPNEQHLYQAKRTNQQGLLQELFSFERANSLLYRCRRTVNEHASSLDAEASPIITQLTDLLRDKARDVTQRFLQQLPSYFASDQLPEANPQLQERVRKAGNYFQALLSTELLPLLHRFPTDCDNKKVRDLMLESLDELEKELFTKLRSFETCREGFNALAYLQTRNRAELDFQPERKKHEPQAAEKAASDGSSRGGLYGALMKWRNDLAGEHNTSGFMVLPQKTIVELARVRPTTEAELLAVKGFGKTKVRQIGAAILRIVQENPVGRVASSSTPKVKTPKEPKPPKEPKELSPAITLAFFQSGKTIAEIAAERSLAVSTVESHLVKYVGTGDLTVDALLPAKKIATIRSYLENYPSETLTEVRQSLGNDVSFSDIRFVQYAMRAEAEASGA; this is translated from the coding sequence ATGCCCGCTCCCGTAAACGAAAAGCTTGCCCTTGCTCACAATTTTGTTCTGCACACGAACCAGAATATCTTCCTGACTGGTAAAGCGGGGACTGGTAAAACAACCTTCCTGCAACAGGTTAAGCAACTCAGTGCCAAGCGTCTCGCGGTGGTAGCGCCAACAGGTGTGGCTGCCATCAACGCCGGTGGAGTTACGATCCATTCGCTCTTTCAGCTTCCATTTGGGCCGTTGACACCGGGTACTGCTCAACGCGAAGGCAAGAAGTTTAACAAAGAGAAAATCAATTTATTGCGTACCCTCGATTTACTCGTCATCGACGAAATCAGTATGGTTCGGGCCGATGTGCTTGATGGGATCGACGAAGTACTTCGGCGGTACCGATCTAATTCAGGGCCATTTGGTGGCGTGCAGTTGCTGCTGATTGGCGATATGCAACAGTTGCCTCCCGTCATTAAAGACGACGAATGGGAGTTGCTGCAACCGTATTACGACACTGGTTATTTTTTCAGTAGTCGTGCTCTCCGTCAGACGCCTTACGTATCGATTGAACTAACCCACATATATCGTCAATCCGACCAGCGATTTATTAGCCTACTCAACAGCATCCGCGAAAAAACCGTCACGCAGGCACAACTCGCCGATCTCAATCAACGCTACATTCCGGATTTTTCGCCCAGTGATACCGAAGGCTATATTACCCTTTCGACCCACAACACGACGGCTCAGCAGATCAACAGCACGAAATTACAAAGCCTCAAAAAGCCATTACGAACCTTTACGGCAACAGTTGAAGGGGATTTCCCGGCTCATGCCTACCCTACTGAAATTAGTCTCGATCTGAAAGTTGGGGCTCAGGTAATGTTTGTTAAGAATGATATTGCACGGGAAAAGCTGTATTACAACGGAAAAATTGGCCGGATAACGGATATGGATGAGGATGTCATTTATGTCACGAGTCAGCAGGATGGCGAGGTAATTACCGTGTACCCGGCCGATTGGACGAACATCAAATACACCCTTGATCCAACTACCAAAGAAATTAAAGGTGAAGTTATTGGCACGTTCCGGCAGTTTCCACTCAAGCTGGCCTGGGCCATTACCATCCATAAAAGTCAGGGACTTACGTTCGAAAAAGCAATTATCGATGCTTCAGCCGCTTTTGCACATGGGCAAGTCTATGTGGCCCTAAGTCGCTGCAAAACGCTCGATGGGCTGGTTTTGCGGGCTCCGATTCCATCACACAGCATCAAAACGGAACTTAAGCTAGAAGATTTTCACGAACAGGTTCAGCAACAAACTCCAAATGAACAGCATCTGTATCAGGCCAAACGAACTAATCAGCAAGGCTTATTACAGGAATTATTTTCGTTCGAACGTGCCAACTCGTTATTGTATCGCTGCCGACGGACTGTTAACGAACACGCCAGTAGTTTAGATGCAGAAGCCAGCCCGATCATCACTCAACTCACTGATCTCCTGCGCGATAAAGCCCGAGATGTGACTCAGCGTTTTCTACAACAATTGCCGAGTTACTTCGCTAGTGACCAGTTACCGGAAGCCAATCCACAATTACAGGAGCGCGTCCGAAAGGCGGGGAACTACTTTCAAGCCCTGCTCAGCACCGAATTGCTTCCTTTGCTGCACCGCTTTCCTACCGATTGCGATAACAAGAAAGTACGTGATCTGATGCTGGAATCACTGGACGAATTGGAAAAGGAGCTTTTTACTAAACTGCGCAGTTTTGAAACCTGTCGGGAAGGCTTCAATGCCTTAGCCTATTTGCAAACCCGCAATCGGGCCGAGTTGGATTTCCAGCCTGAACGTAAAAAACATGAGCCTCAGGCTGCCGAGAAAGCGGCCTCTGATGGGTCTTCTCGTGGTGGACTTTATGGAGCCTTAATGAAGTGGCGAAATGATCTGGCTGGTGAACATAACACGTCGGGCTTTATGGTATTGCCTCAGAAAACCATCGTCGAACTGGCTCGTGTCCGCCCCACGACAGAGGCAGAATTATTGGCCGTCAAGGGATTTGGGAAAACGAAAGTAAGACAAATCGGCGCTGCAATCCTCCGCATTGTTCAGGAAAACCCAGTCGGGCGCGTAGCGAGTTCATCAACCCCAAAAGTAAAGACACCTAAAGAACCGAAACCGCCCAAAGAGCCGAAGGAACTATCGCCTGCTATCACACTAGCCTTTTTCCAATCTGGAAAAACTATTGCAGAGATTGCTGCAGAACGCAGTTTAGCCGTTTCTACTGTCGAAAGCCACTTAGTCAAATACGTTGGTACTGGCGACTTAACTGTTGATGCGTTATTACCCGCAAAAAAAATTGCCACTATACGATCATACCTCGAGAATTATCCTTCTGAAACACTGACCGAGGTCCGGCAGAGTCTGGGCAATGATGTATCGTTCAGCGATATTCGGTTTGTTCAATACGCCATGCGAGCAGAAGCCGAAGCAAGTGGGGCGTAA
- a CDS encoding EamA family transporter gives MWIVFALSAALAAATVVTLSKAGIKHVDSSLAFAIQSVLIVVVSWTVVIAQGNLPDLARIERRVWIYLLIAGVLTCVSSLLSFRALKLGNASQVSPLTNFSLVFSIILAAVFLKEKLSWQVIAGAVMMAAGALTIALAKG, from the coding sequence ATGTGGATTGTTTTTGCCTTATCAGCCGCTTTAGCTGCCGCCACTGTAGTTACACTCTCAAAGGCAGGTATCAAACATGTTGATTCCAGTCTGGCATTTGCCATTCAGTCGGTACTGATTGTAGTGGTATCATGGACGGTGGTGATCGCCCAGGGTAATCTCCCTGACCTAGCGCGGATTGAACGACGTGTCTGGATTTACTTACTTATTGCGGGTGTACTAACGTGCGTATCGTCTCTCCTTTCCTTTCGTGCGTTAAAACTAGGAAATGCGTCTCAGGTATCACCGTTGACCAATTTCTCACTTGTCTTTTCTATCATCCTGGCCGCCGTGTTCCTGAAAGAAAAATTGAGTTGGCAGGTTATTGCAGGAGCCGTGATGATGGCTGCTGGAGCCCTTACGATTGCCCTTGCAAAAGGATGA
- a CDS encoding DUF6169 family protein, with protein MPKDAPRSNYKFVWVGGDHNVYAFTTNGEIGYEIRFVPSAYLFVDYIDEHVNAFEMVIAVADNPTGGRIAYDPLTEDTIRAIFKDFFRSLEHVIIYICDSSDGREKARFRKFTSWYYKDIETMPVDLFKMDAYLPDGDRTTILSGILSTKHPHFSQFVELFKNLSEAEK; from the coding sequence ATGCCGAAAGACGCGCCAAGAAGTAATTATAAATTTGTTTGGGTCGGAGGAGACCATAACGTTTATGCCTTTACGACCAATGGAGAAATTGGTTATGAAATTAGATTCGTGCCGTCTGCGTACTTATTTGTAGATTATATTGACGAGCATGTTAATGCCTTTGAAATGGTAATCGCGGTGGCGGATAATCCAACAGGTGGTCGAATTGCCTATGATCCGCTTACTGAAGATACAATCCGGGCTATTTTTAAGGACTTCTTCCGTTCGCTTGAGCATGTGATTATCTATATCTGCGATAGCTCGGATGGCCGTGAGAAAGCCCGCTTCAGAAAATTTACCAGCTGGTATTACAAGGATATTGAGACTATGCCCGTGGATCTGTTTAAGATGGATGCCTATCTCCCAGATGGCGATCGAACTACCATTCTCTCGGGTATTTTGAGTACAAAGCATCCTCACTTCAGCCAGTTTGTCGAGCTGTTCAAAAATTTGTCAGAAGCGGAGAAATAA